The proteins below come from a single Dermatophilaceae bacterium Soc4.6 genomic window:
- a CDS encoding DUF4349 domain-containing protein — protein sequence MHASESRRRRLVATTASVAVATLLALGGCSGSGSTSSSADVAAAPAPADVRAAAPLADSAVAGAGANASKSGVTSSALAASTQRLVKTASLLLRVDDVLASAVDVRAIAAGVGGAVTAEDLVTVDSGSDGSPPVGLATPDPATEPAKKAASTSASTSASTSGATISGARTSGTMTVSVPVARLSATLDQLSRLGTVTQRSTSTQDVTSTYVDTTSRIATMTASIDRVRALMTKASAIDQIVSLEGELSRREADLEALKAQLAALDGQTTMATVTVSLAALGSSPGTRSDDGSGFLSGLRAGWSGFVTVATGLATGLGAVLPFVAAAAILGLPVVAWWRRRRSQPVEPAVVASAGGDESPQPQPLLVGAPAPEGEGDPHERV from the coding sequence GTGCACGCATCCGAGTCCCGCCGTCGGCGCCTCGTGGCCACGACCGCGTCCGTCGCCGTGGCCACGCTCTTGGCCCTCGGCGGCTGCAGCGGCAGCGGCAGCACCTCCAGCTCGGCCGACGTCGCAGCGGCCCCGGCCCCCGCCGATGTCAGGGCAGCCGCGCCCCTCGCCGACTCCGCGGTCGCCGGCGCCGGCGCGAACGCGTCGAAGAGCGGCGTCACCTCGTCAGCGCTCGCCGCGAGCACCCAGCGCCTCGTGAAGACCGCCTCGTTGCTGCTGCGGGTCGACGACGTGCTGGCCAGCGCCGTCGACGTGCGCGCCATCGCTGCCGGGGTCGGAGGTGCGGTGACCGCCGAGGATCTCGTGACCGTCGACAGCGGCTCCGACGGGTCGCCCCCGGTGGGACTGGCCACCCCGGACCCGGCGACCGAGCCGGCCAAGAAGGCGGCCTCCACGTCGGCCTCCACGTCGGCCTCCACGTCGGGCGCGACGATCTCCGGCGCCAGGACCTCGGGCACCATGACCGTCTCGGTGCCGGTCGCCCGGCTCTCGGCGACGCTCGACCAGCTCAGCCGGCTCGGCACCGTCACCCAGCGCTCGACCAGCACGCAGGACGTGACCAGCACCTACGTCGACACCACCTCGCGCATCGCGACGATGACGGCGAGCATCGACCGCGTGCGCGCCCTGATGACCAAGGCGTCGGCGATCGACCAGATCGTGTCCCTCGAGGGTGAGCTGAGCCGGCGCGAGGCCGACCTCGAGGCACTCAAGGCCCAGCTCGCCGCCCTCGACGGGCAGACCACGATGGCGACGGTCACCGTCAGCCTCGCGGCCCTCGGCTCCAGCCCGGGCACGCGGAGCGACGACGGCTCGGGCTTCCTGTCGGGCCTGCGCGCCGGGTGGTCAGGATTCGTCACCGTGGCCACCGGGCTCGCGACCGGGCTCGGGGCAGTGCTGCCGTTCGTCGCCGCCGCCGCGATCCTCGGGCTCCCGGTGGTGGCGTGGTGGCGTCGACGCCGGTCGCAGCCGGTCGAGCCTGCCGTCGTCGCGAGTGCTGGCGGCGACGAGAGCCCTCAGCCCCAGCCTCTCCTGGTCGGTGCCCCGGCCCCCGAGGGTGAGGGAGACCCGCACGAGCGGGTCTGA
- the hemG gene encoding protoporphyrinogen oxidase, which yields MRRVVVVGAGIAGLAAAWELTAATDGSDRREPLEVVVLEASPVAGGKLRTGEVAGHRLDVGAESVLARRPEALALLDETGLWGPVVHPVGSGATIWSRGRHHPLPPRTLMGVPSDPGTALGLLTPDEVERLRRERALPPLEHDVSVGDFVEQRVGAAVVDRLVEPLLAGVYAGHARHLSLEASIPALYAAGRRGESVVDTAAVAAAAALGDVSAPRPVFAGYRGGLGVMVADLVHRLEAAGVVVRTGVTVRSLERAVHGWLVTSGPTTTPEQLPADAVVLAVPAAPAARLLGGVAPAAATVLAQVPYASIAVVTLAVPRRGLADLLGPPALTGSSGFLVPPTEPVTLKAATFSFAKWGWVDALDPDLVLLRASVGRAGEEATLQRDDADIVRTVVDDLGMILGGALPPLVDHHLQRWGGALPQYAVGHVGRVATVRGTVASVPGLAVAGAAYDGVGVPACIGSGRAAAQHVLTHLRGLEAQARE from the coding sequence ATGCGCAGGGTCGTCGTCGTCGGGGCAGGGATCGCCGGCCTCGCTGCGGCCTGGGAGCTCACCGCTGCGACGGACGGCAGTGACCGTCGTGAGCCCCTCGAGGTCGTCGTGCTCGAGGCGTCACCCGTGGCGGGTGGCAAGCTGCGCACCGGTGAGGTCGCGGGTCATCGCCTCGACGTGGGCGCCGAGTCCGTGCTCGCCCGCCGCCCCGAGGCCCTGGCGCTGCTGGACGAGACCGGGCTCTGGGGTCCCGTCGTGCACCCGGTCGGCTCCGGCGCCACGATCTGGTCGCGGGGCCGCCACCACCCGTTGCCTCCTCGGACCCTCATGGGCGTGCCCTCCGACCCCGGCACGGCGCTCGGTCTGCTCACGCCCGACGAGGTGGAGCGGCTGCGCCGCGAGCGGGCGCTGCCGCCTCTGGAGCACGACGTGTCGGTCGGCGACTTCGTCGAGCAGCGGGTCGGCGCCGCCGTCGTCGACCGCCTGGTCGAGCCGCTGCTCGCCGGCGTCTACGCCGGTCACGCCCGTCACCTGTCGCTGGAGGCCTCCATACCTGCGCTGTATGCCGCTGGGCGGCGGGGTGAGTCGGTGGTCGACACCGCCGCCGTCGCCGCAGCGGCCGCCCTCGGCGACGTATCGGCGCCGCGCCCGGTCTTCGCCGGTTATCGCGGCGGGCTCGGGGTGATGGTCGCCGACCTCGTGCACCGACTGGAGGCGGCGGGAGTCGTGGTGCGCACCGGGGTCACGGTGCGGTCCCTCGAGCGAGCCGTGCACGGGTGGCTCGTCACGTCGGGGCCGACGACGACCCCCGAGCAGCTGCCCGCCGACGCCGTCGTCCTCGCGGTGCCGGCGGCGCCAGCCGCACGCCTGCTGGGCGGTGTCGCGCCAGCGGCGGCAACGGTGCTCGCGCAGGTGCCGTACGCCTCGATCGCCGTCGTCACCCTCGCGGTGCCGCGCCGTGGCCTCGCCGACCTGCTGGGCCCGCCGGCGCTCACCGGCAGCTCGGGCTTCCTCGTGCCGCCGACCGAGCCGGTGACCCTCAAGGCCGCCACCTTCAGCTTTGCCAAGTGGGGGTGGGTCGACGCGCTCGACCCCGACCTCGTGCTCCTGCGGGCCTCGGTCGGCCGAGCGGGAGAGGAGGCGACGCTGCAGCGCGACGACGCCGACATCGTGCGCACCGTGGTCGACGACCTCGGCATGATCCTCGGCGGCGCCCTGCCCCCGCTGGTCGACCACCACCTGCAGCGGTGGGGGGGTGCGCTGCCGCAGTATGCCGTGGGTCACGTCGGGCGGGTCGCGACGGTGCGTGGCACCGTCGCCTCCGTGCCGGGGCTCGCGGTCGCCGGGGCCGCCTACGACGGGGTGGGGGTGCCGGCCTGCATCGGCTCGGGCCGCGCCGCCGCGCAACACGTGCTGACCCACCTGCGTGGGCTCGAGGCGCAGGCGCGAGAATGA
- a CDS encoding lamin tail domain-containing protein, whose product MSTLRRVVVATTSTAALVTTGLVAVAPLAQAVDTTSPVVISEVYGGGGNTGAPYANDFVELYNTSNAAVSVQGWSVQYGAATGTTYSGKTVLTGSVPGRGYYLVQEGGGANGSALPAPDATGMIGMSSSAGKVALVSDGTTLGCGTSCAGAAGVVDFVGFGGANEAAGSPTPLLSNTLSAQRTISPFANTADNSADFVADAPTPKAAPAGGSGGTGGTDCSATPVPDACVPGATTIQDVQGNGFLSPLKGQSVARVAGIVTAVSGASPRGFWIQDPTPDPARPSASSGVFVFTSSSSPRVGDAVLVSGLVSDYYTLASGDTLASTASLSLTELTSVTAVTTVSSDDPIPAAVAVDGSVVPDLYAPTTASGNVEEITTLDPTRSALEFYEAHEGMLISVTDAAVVGPGQAQYGEIYVTTKPDQKRTPRGGTYLPSYAGQPSGRLLVSPLTRSVPAANVGDTLTGTTTGPVDWSLFGGYDLRATTTPTAQDNGLQPGVATTPAADQLTVGTYNVQNLAPVDPATKYSRLASGIVTNLTSPDVIAVEEIQDNSGADNDGTVAADVTLGKLISAITAAGGPAYDYTEIDPVNNQDGGQPGGNIRSVFLYNPARVGFTPRGVPSSTDAVTVTRGTDGTPTLSTNPGRVDPTNVAWSSSRKPLAAEFTFQGRTAIVVANHFNSKGGDQTADGRSQPPTRSSEIQRTKQAVVLNAFAKDVLGVDSAANLVLAGDFNDYQFSGPVTTLTDSGATLTDLINTLPAEERYTYVYNGISQVLDHIIVAKGLTDVEYDVVHLNSEFADQVSDHDPQVLRARLNDVTAPATPSVAVSPKRQNAGQYVTVRAIAFPGQDKLSVTLDGAGPRATIRTNKNGVGVTSFFIPVATARGDHTIVVRATDGTSASVTVRVLSACPSAAPGGSLLSTSTAGCLTAR is encoded by the coding sequence ATGTCCACTCTGCGCAGAGTCGTCGTCGCTACGACCTCGACCGCCGCCCTCGTCACCACCGGGCTGGTGGCCGTCGCGCCGCTGGCCCAGGCCGTCGACACCACCTCCCCCGTCGTCATCAGCGAGGTCTACGGCGGTGGCGGCAACACCGGCGCCCCTTACGCCAACGACTTCGTCGAGCTCTACAACACCAGCAACGCGGCCGTGTCCGTGCAGGGGTGGAGCGTGCAGTACGGGGCGGCCACCGGCACGACCTACTCCGGCAAGACCGTCCTGACCGGGTCGGTCCCGGGTCGCGGCTACTACCTCGTGCAGGAGGGTGGCGGCGCCAACGGCTCGGCCCTGCCGGCCCCCGACGCCACGGGCATGATCGGCATGAGCAGCAGCGCGGGCAAGGTCGCGCTCGTCTCCGACGGGACCACCCTCGGGTGCGGCACCAGCTGCGCCGGAGCCGCGGGCGTCGTCGACTTCGTCGGCTTCGGCGGCGCCAACGAGGCCGCCGGGTCGCCGACGCCGCTGCTGAGCAACACGCTGTCCGCCCAGCGCACGATCTCCCCCTTCGCCAACACGGCCGACAACTCGGCTGACTTCGTCGCCGACGCGCCGACACCGAAGGCGGCACCGGCCGGTGGGTCCGGCGGCACCGGCGGCACCGACTGCTCGGCGACCCCGGTCCCCGACGCGTGCGTGCCCGGGGCCACCACCATCCAGGACGTCCAGGGGAACGGTTTCCTCTCACCGCTGAAGGGCCAGTCGGTCGCCCGCGTAGCGGGCATCGTCACGGCTGTGAGCGGCGCGAGCCCACGCGGCTTCTGGATCCAGGACCCCACCCCCGACCCGGCCCGACCGTCCGCGTCCTCCGGCGTCTTCGTCTTCACCTCGAGCTCCTCCCCCCGGGTCGGCGACGCCGTGCTCGTGTCCGGCCTGGTCTCCGACTACTACACGTTGGCCAGTGGCGACACGCTCGCGAGCACTGCGAGCCTGTCCCTGACCGAGCTCACGTCCGTCACCGCCGTGACCACGGTCAGCTCCGACGACCCGATCCCGGCGGCGGTCGCCGTCGACGGCTCGGTCGTGCCCGACCTCTACGCCCCGACCACGGCCAGCGGCAACGTCGAGGAGATCACGACGCTCGACCCGACCCGTTCGGCGCTCGAGTTCTACGAGGCCCACGAAGGCATGCTCATCAGCGTCACCGACGCCGCGGTCGTCGGGCCCGGGCAGGCCCAGTACGGCGAGATCTACGTGACGACCAAGCCGGACCAGAAGCGCACCCCACGCGGAGGCACCTACCTGCCGAGCTACGCCGGACAGCCCTCCGGCCGTCTGCTCGTCAGTCCGCTCACGCGCTCCGTCCCCGCGGCCAACGTCGGTGACACCCTCACCGGCACCACCACCGGCCCGGTCGACTGGTCGCTCTTCGGGGGCTACGACCTGCGGGCGACCACGACCCCCACCGCCCAGGACAACGGCCTGCAGCCCGGCGTCGCGACCACCCCCGCCGCCGACCAGCTGACGGTCGGCACCTACAACGTGCAGAACCTCGCCCCCGTCGACCCGGCCACGAAGTACTCGCGACTCGCGAGCGGCATCGTGACCAACCTCACGTCCCCCGACGTCATCGCCGTCGAGGAGATCCAGGACAACAGCGGCGCCGACAACGACGGCACCGTCGCGGCCGACGTGACCCTCGGCAAGCTGATCTCGGCCATCACCGCCGCCGGTGGCCCGGCCTACGACTACACCGAGATCGATCCGGTCAACAACCAGGACGGGGGCCAGCCGGGAGGCAACATCCGCTCGGTCTTCCTCTATAACCCCGCCCGGGTCGGCTTCACCCCCCGGGGTGTGCCGTCGTCCACTGACGCGGTCACCGTGACCCGGGGTACCGACGGCACGCCGACCCTCTCGACCAACCCCGGTCGCGTCGACCCGACGAACGTCGCGTGGTCCAGCTCGCGCAAGCCCCTGGCCGCCGAGTTCACCTTCCAGGGCCGCACGGCGATCGTCGTCGCCAACCACTTCAACTCCAAGGGTGGCGACCAGACGGCCGACGGCCGCAGCCAGCCGCCGACGCGCTCCTCCGAGATCCAGCGCACGAAGCAGGCCGTCGTGCTCAACGCTTTCGCCAAGGACGTGCTGGGGGTCGACAGCGCGGCCAACCTGGTGCTGGCCGGTGACTTCAACGACTACCAGTTCTCAGGGCCGGTCACGACCCTGACCGACAGCGGGGCGACGCTGACCGACCTGATCAACACGCTGCCGGCGGAGGAGCGATACACCTACGTCTACAACGGCATCTCGCAGGTGCTCGACCACATCATCGTGGCCAAGGGCCTGACCGACGTGGAGTACGACGTGGTGCACCTCAACTCCGAGTTCGCCGACCAGGTCAGCGACCACGACCCGCAGGTGCTGCGGGCCCGGCTCAACGACGTGACAGCGCCCGCGACGCCCTCGGTCGCCGTGAGCCCCAAGCGCCAGAACGCCGGGCAGTACGTCACAGTCAGGGCGATCGCCTTCCCGGGCCAGGACAAGCTGTCGGTCACGCTCGACGGCGCTGGCCCGAGGGCTACGATCCGCACCAACAAGAACGGGGTCGGCGTCACCTCGTTCTTCATCCCGGTCGCCACCGCCAGGGGCGACCACACCATCGTGGTCCGCGCCACCGACGGCACGAGCGCGAGCGTCACCGTGCGGGTGCTCAGCGCCTGCCCGTCCGCGGCCCCCGGCGGCTCCCTGCTGTCGACCAGCACGGCAGGCTGCCTTACGGCCCGCTGA
- the hemQ gene encoding hydrogen peroxide-dependent heme synthase — MSTRKPSPSQVREINGTIRYAMWSVFAAAAPVGDADREQMAAEVTTLVDELAGEDVLVRGFYDVAGLRADADFMVWWHAETIEALQSAYHRFLKTGLGELLDPVWSVAALHRPAEFNKSHVPAFLAGEEPKKYICVYPFVRSYDWYLIDDKERRDMLVEHGQMARDFPDVRANTIASFALGDYEWVLAFEADELHRIVDLMRELRASKARNHVREEVPFYTGPRVEVDALVDALR; from the coding sequence ATGAGCACCCGCAAGCCCTCACCGTCCCAGGTCCGCGAGATCAACGGCACGATTCGTTACGCCATGTGGTCGGTGTTCGCCGCCGCCGCGCCCGTGGGTGATGCCGACCGCGAGCAGATGGCGGCCGAGGTCACCACGCTGGTCGACGAGCTCGCGGGCGAGGACGTGCTCGTGCGCGGCTTCTACGACGTCGCGGGTCTGCGCGCCGACGCCGACTTCATGGTCTGGTGGCACGCCGAGACCATCGAGGCGCTGCAGTCGGCCTACCACCGCTTCCTCAAGACCGGGCTGGGCGAGCTGCTCGACCCGGTGTGGTCGGTCGCCGCGCTGCACCGCCCGGCCGAGTTCAACAAGAGCCACGTCCCCGCCTTCCTCGCCGGCGAGGAGCCGAAGAAGTACATCTGCGTCTACCCGTTCGTGCGGTCCTACGACTGGTACCTCATCGACGACAAGGAGCGTCGCGACATGCTCGTCGAGCACGGGCAGATGGCCCGCGACTTCCCTGACGTGCGCGCCAACACCATCGCGTCGTTCGCGCTCGGTGACTACGAGTGGGTGCTGGCCTTCGAGGCCGACGAGCTGCACCGCATCGTCGACCTCATGCGCGAGCTGCGGGCCTCCAAGGCGCGCAACCACGTGCGCGAGGAGGTGCCGTTCTACACCGGCCCCCGCGTCGAGGTCGACGCCCTCGTCGACGCGCTGCGCTGA
- the msrB gene encoding peptide-methionine (R)-S-oxide reductase MsrB, translating into MTPGTKTYAVSKTDAQWREELTPAEYQVLRKAGTERPYAGEYTDTETEGVYSCRACGHELFRSDTKFHSHCGWPSFYAPLAEERVEYIEDRSMGSKRVEVRCANCGSHLGHVFEGEGFGTPTDQRYCINSISMTLNQKA; encoded by the coding sequence CTGACCCCAGGCACCAAGACGTATGCCGTGAGCAAGACCGACGCGCAGTGGCGCGAGGAGCTCACGCCCGCCGAGTACCAGGTGCTGCGCAAGGCCGGGACCGAGCGCCCCTACGCCGGGGAGTACACCGACACCGAGACCGAGGGGGTCTACTCCTGCCGGGCGTGCGGCCACGAGCTCTTCCGCAGCGACACCAAGTTCCACTCGCACTGCGGGTGGCCGTCCTTCTACGCCCCGCTGGCCGAGGAGCGCGTGGAGTACATCGAGGACCGCTCGATGGGTAGCAAGCGGGTCGAGGTGCGGTGCGCCAACTGCGGGTCGCACCTGGGCCACGTCTTCGAGGGGGAGGGCTTCGGCACGCCCACCGACCAGCGCTACTGCATCAACTCGATCAGCATGACGCTGAACCAGAAGGCCTGA